A section of the Streptomyces sp. V3I8 genome encodes:
- a CDS encoding cytochrome bc complex cytochrome b subunit: MDARSARAGSGERVADWADGRLGIYSLAKTQMRKVFPDHWSFMLGEVCLYSFLILILTGVYLTLFFEPSGVEVVYNGSYEPLNGIVMTRAYESTLDISFDVRGGLLIRQIHHWAALVFVAGMLVHMMRVFFTGAFRKPRELNWAFGWLLLFLGILTGLTGYSLPDDLLSGTGIRFSQGAILAVPLVGTYLSFFLFGGEFPGHDIISRLFPVHILLLPGIMLGLVVAHLILVFYHKHTQYPGPGRDQKSVVGMPFMPVYMAKAGGFFFLVFGVLSVMGAIATINPVWAFGPYRADLVTTGAQPDWYLGFSEGLIRVMPSWEINAWGHTLQLGVFIPFALFPLILLAIGVYPFVEAWITGDKREHHILDRPRNVPTRTALGVAWLSLYGVLLIGGGNDIVATHLHLSINSITWFVRIAVLVVPVLAFVVTRRVCLGLQRRDRDKVLHGRESGIIRRLPHGEYVEVHEPLGRAQRFTLTQHEQPPPYDVGPLVDANGVERKVRATRRLRARLARALYGQNAHVPKPTAAEYRELTSSDEHHH; the protein is encoded by the coding sequence ATGGACGCGCGGAGCGCACGGGCGGGCAGCGGGGAACGGGTGGCGGACTGGGCCGACGGACGCCTCGGCATCTACTCCCTCGCCAAGACCCAGATGCGCAAGGTGTTCCCGGACCACTGGTCCTTCATGCTCGGCGAGGTCTGCCTCTACAGCTTCCTCATCCTCATCCTCACCGGCGTCTACCTCACCCTCTTCTTCGAGCCCAGCGGCGTGGAGGTCGTCTACAACGGCTCGTACGAGCCGCTCAACGGCATCGTCATGACCAGGGCGTACGAGTCCACCCTCGACATCAGCTTCGACGTGCGCGGCGGCCTCCTCATCCGCCAGATCCACCACTGGGCGGCCCTCGTCTTCGTCGCCGGGATGCTCGTGCACATGATGCGCGTGTTCTTCACCGGCGCGTTCCGCAAACCGCGCGAGCTGAACTGGGCCTTCGGCTGGCTCCTGCTGTTCCTCGGCATCCTCACCGGCCTGACCGGCTACTCGCTCCCCGACGACCTGCTCTCCGGCACCGGCATCCGCTTCTCCCAGGGCGCGATCCTGGCCGTGCCGCTCGTGGGCACGTACCTCTCCTTCTTCCTCTTCGGCGGGGAGTTCCCGGGGCACGACATCATCTCCCGCCTCTTCCCGGTGCACATCCTGCTGCTGCCCGGCATCATGCTCGGCCTGGTCGTCGCCCATCTGATCCTGGTCTTCTACCACAAGCACACCCAGTACCCCGGCCCCGGCCGCGACCAGAAGTCCGTCGTCGGCATGCCGTTCATGCCGGTCTACATGGCCAAGGCCGGCGGCTTCTTCTTCCTCGTCTTCGGTGTGCTGTCGGTGATGGGCGCGATCGCCACCATCAACCCCGTGTGGGCGTTCGGCCCCTACCGGGCGGACCTCGTCACCACCGGCGCCCAGCCCGACTGGTACCTCGGTTTCTCCGAGGGACTGATCCGGGTGATGCCGAGCTGGGAGATCAACGCCTGGGGTCACACCCTCCAGTTGGGCGTCTTCATCCCCTTCGCGCTCTTCCCGCTGATCCTGCTGGCGATCGGCGTCTACCCGTTCGTCGAGGCGTGGATCACCGGCGACAAGCGCGAGCACCACATCCTGGACCGGCCCCGCAACGTCCCCACCCGCACCGCGCTCGGCGTGGCCTGGCTGAGCCTGTACGGGGTGCTGCTGATCGGCGGCGGCAACGACATCGTCGCCACCCACCTGCACCTGTCGATCAACTCGATCACCTGGTTCGTGCGGATCGCGGTCCTCGTGGTGCCGGTGCTCGCCTTCGTCGTGACGAGACGCGTCTGCCTGGGGCTCCAGCGCCGCGACCGGGACAAGGTGCTGCACGGCAGGGAGTCCGGCATCATCAGGCGGCTGCCGCACGGCGAGTACGTCGAGGTGCACGAACCCCTCGGCCGGGCCCAGCGGTTCACCCTCACCCAGCACGAACAGCCCCCGCCCTACGACGTGGGTCCGCTCGTCGACGCGAACGGCGTCGAGCGGAAGGTCCGGGCCACGCGCCGGTTGCGGGCGCGCCTCGCCCGCGCCCTGTACGGGCAGAACGCGCACGTCCCGAAGCCGACCGCCGCCGAGTACCGCGAGCTCACGAGCAGCGACGAGCACCACCACTGA
- a CDS encoding acyl-CoA dehydrogenase family protein: protein MRFLLDAEQTAFARSLDALLTAADTPAVVRSWGAGDPAAGRALWSRLADAGVFALAVPEAYEGLGRRPVELAVAFVELGRHAVPGPLAETVAAAVLLTGPGPAKRFLPGLAAGRTIATVALPGGGPYVLDTDASDMELTVTGTGSAAETGTGTGSAGAELRVTQASGSPPASRVRRSLDAARRLSLPRAGGELLDAGPQVAAGAAEALRWARLTTAAQALGVGLALLDRTVAYVKRRSQFGVPVGSFQAVRHRLADAKIALEFARPLLFGAALSMDPADIAAAKVTACEAAYATARTALQLHGAIGYTAEYDLSLWLTRARALRSAWGGPGECRAAVLGTDALSGGARRCS from the coding sequence ATGCGCTTCCTCCTGGACGCCGAGCAGACCGCCTTCGCGCGTTCCCTGGACGCCCTGCTGACGGCGGCGGACACGCCCGCGGTCGTACGGTCCTGGGGCGCCGGGGACCCGGCCGCCGGGCGGGCGCTGTGGTCGCGGCTCGCCGACGCGGGGGTGTTCGCGCTGGCGGTGCCCGAGGCGTACGAGGGGCTCGGACGGCGGCCCGTCGAACTGGCCGTCGCCTTCGTGGAGCTGGGCAGGCACGCGGTACCGGGGCCGCTGGCGGAGACGGTGGCGGCGGCCGTGCTGCTCACCGGGCCGGGCCCCGCGAAGCGGTTCCTGCCGGGGCTGGCCGCCGGACGGACGATCGCGACGGTGGCCCTGCCGGGCGGGGGGCCGTACGTCCTGGACACCGACGCGTCGGACATGGAACTGACGGTGACCGGCACCGGATCCGCCGCGGAGACCGGGACCGGCACCGGATCCGCCGGTGCGGAGCTGCGGGTGACGCAGGCGTCCGGGTCCCCGCCCGCCTCCCGCGTGCGCCGCTCCCTGGACGCCGCCCGGCGCCTCTCCCTCCCCCGGGCCGGGGGCGAACTCCTCGACGCCGGGCCGCAGGTCGCCGCGGGGGCCGCCGAGGCCCTTCGCTGGGCGCGGCTCACGACCGCCGCGCAGGCCCTCGGGGTGGGGCTCGCGCTGCTCGACAGGACCGTGGCGTACGTCAAGCGGCGCAGCCAGTTCGGTGTGCCCGTCGGCTCGTTCCAGGCGGTCAGGCACCGGCTGGCCGACGCGAAGATCGCGCTGGAGTTCGCGCGCCCGCTGCTCTTCGGCGCCGCGCTGTCGATGGATCCGGCCGACATCGCCGCCGCCAAGGTCACGGCCTGCGAGGCGGCGTACGCCACCGCCCGTACGGCCCTGCAGCTGCACGGCGCGATCGGCTACACCGCGGAGTACGACCTCTCCCTGTGGCTGACCAGGGCGCGGGCGCTGCGCTCGGCCTGGGGCGGCCCGGGCGAGTGCCGGGCGGCGGTGCTCGGCACGGACGCCCTCAGTGGTGGTGCTCGTCGCTGCTCGTGA
- a CDS encoding acyl-CoA dehydrogenase family protein codes for MDLTHSPADEAFRAEARTWLGAHVPARPLPSLETAEGFAAHRAWEAELGADRWSVVSWPAAYGGRDCGLVRWLLFEEEYYAAGAPGRVGQNGVSLLAPTLLVHGTEEQRVRILPPMARGEVVWAQAWSEPEAGSDLASLRSRAVRTDGGWLLSGQKTWSSRAAFADRAFGLFRSEPDMPKPHQGLTYLMFDLRAPGVTVRPIGRLDGKPAFAEIFLDEVFVPDEDVIGGPGRGWRIAMSTAGDERGLTLRSPGRFLASADRLAALWHGRGRDPFTRDRVADAVIGARAYQLFTYAAASRFLDGEALGPESSLNKVFWSEYDVALHETALDLLGADGEPADGDWAEGYLFSLAGPIYAGTNEIQRDIIAERLLGLPRGRR; via the coding sequence GTGGACCTCACCCACTCCCCCGCCGACGAGGCGTTCCGTGCCGAGGCCCGGACCTGGCTCGGCGCGCACGTGCCGGCCCGGCCGCTGCCCTCCCTGGAGACCGCGGAGGGCTTCGCGGCCCATCGCGCCTGGGAGGCCGAACTCGGCGCGGACCGCTGGTCGGTGGTGTCCTGGCCGGCCGCGTACGGCGGACGGGACTGCGGGCTGGTCCGGTGGCTGCTCTTCGAGGAGGAGTACTACGCGGCGGGCGCCCCGGGCCGGGTCGGCCAGAACGGCGTCAGCCTCCTCGCGCCGACCCTCCTCGTCCACGGCACCGAGGAGCAGCGCGTACGGATCCTGCCCCCGATGGCCCGCGGCGAGGTCGTCTGGGCGCAGGCCTGGTCCGAGCCGGAGGCCGGGTCCGACCTCGCCTCGCTCAGGTCCAGGGCGGTGCGTACGGACGGCGGCTGGCTGCTGAGCGGGCAGAAGACGTGGTCGTCGCGGGCCGCGTTCGCCGACCGGGCGTTCGGCCTGTTCCGCAGCGAGCCGGACATGCCGAAGCCCCATCAGGGCCTCACCTACCTGATGTTCGACCTGCGGGCGCCGGGCGTGACCGTCCGCCCGATCGGCCGGCTGGACGGGAAGCCGGCCTTCGCCGAGATCTTCCTGGACGAGGTGTTCGTGCCGGACGAGGACGTGATCGGCGGGCCCGGCCGGGGCTGGCGGATCGCGATGTCGACGGCGGGTGACGAACGCGGCCTCACCCTCCGTTCCCCCGGCCGCTTCCTCGCGTCGGCGGACCGGCTGGCCGCGCTCTGGCACGGGCGCGGGCGGGACCCGTTCACCCGGGACCGGGTGGCCGACGCGGTGATCGGCGCCCGTGCCTACCAGTTGTTCACGTACGCGGCGGCGTCCCGGTTCCTCGACGGGGAGGCCCTGGGTCCGGAGTCCAGCCTGAACAAGGTCTTCTGGTCCGAGTACGACGTGGCGCTGCACGAGACGGCACTCGATCTGCTGGGCGCGGACGGGGAGCCGGCGGACGGCGACTGGGCCGAGGGGTACCTCTTCTCCCTGGCGGGGCCCATCTACGCGGGCACGAATGAGATCCAGCGCGACATCATCGCCGAGCGGCTTCTCGGCCTGCCGAGGGGGCGCCGCTGA
- a CDS encoding SDR family oxidoreductase, with translation MTDVEGPEYVPGHGLLKGRTAVVTAAAGAGIGGATARRFLEEGARVLISDAHERRLKEYGAALALEFEGVAVHACDVTDEAQVRALFGAALRLHGRLDIVVNNAGLGGTSDLVDMTDEQWSAVLDVTLNGTFRCTRAALRAFREAFRAGGHGSGHGGGHGGGRGGVIVNNASVVGWRAQAGQAHYAAAKAGVMALTRCAAMEAAAFGVRVNAVAPSLAMHPHLVKVTTPGLLEELTAREAFGRYAEPWEVANAIVFLASGYSSYLTGEVVSVSSQHA, from the coding sequence ATGACAGACGTCGAGGGCCCGGAGTACGTGCCCGGACACGGACTGCTGAAGGGGCGTACCGCCGTCGTCACGGCCGCCGCGGGCGCCGGTATCGGCGGTGCCACGGCCCGCCGCTTCCTCGAGGAGGGCGCGCGCGTACTGATCAGCGACGCGCACGAGCGGCGGCTGAAGGAGTACGGGGCCGCGCTGGCCCTGGAGTTCGAGGGTGTCGCGGTCCACGCCTGTGACGTCACCGACGAGGCCCAGGTGCGGGCGCTGTTCGGCGCGGCCCTGCGGCTGCACGGGCGGCTCGACATCGTGGTCAACAACGCCGGTCTGGGCGGGACCTCGGACCTCGTCGACATGACCGACGAGCAGTGGTCGGCCGTGCTCGACGTGACGTTGAACGGCACCTTCCGGTGCACGCGGGCGGCTCTGCGGGCCTTTCGCGAGGCCTTCCGTGCCGGCGGCCACGGCAGCGGCCACGGCGGCGGTCACGGGGGCGGTCGCGGAGGGGTGATCGTCAACAACGCCTCCGTCGTCGGCTGGCGCGCCCAGGCCGGCCAGGCGCACTACGCGGCGGCGAAGGCCGGGGTGATGGCACTGACCCGGTGCGCGGCGATGGAGGCGGCCGCGTTCGGCGTGCGGGTCAACGCCGTGGCGCCCAGCCTCGCCATGCATCCGCACCTGGTGAAGGTGACCACTCCCGGACTGCTGGAGGAGCTGACGGCCCGCGAGGCGTTCGGGCGGTACGCCGAGCCGTGGGAGGTGGCCAACGCGATCGTGTTCCTGGCGTCGGGATACTCCTCCTACCTGACGGGTGAGGTCGTCTCCGTGAGCAGCCAGCATGCGTGA
- a CDS encoding TetR/AcrR family transcriptional regulator, whose amino-acid sequence MPTKKKPQVTASPVRRREILGTAAEVFAEQGYNATTVRKIADHAGMLAGSLYYHFDSKESMLEEILRTFLDELWDGYDTVLDAGLGPRETLEALVTESFREIDRHRSAVAIYQKESRRLVAQERFAFLAESQRRFEEAWLSTLERGVTGEVFRDDLDIRLTYRFVRDTVWVAASWYRPGGQHSPDEIARQYLSMVLDGIAVREQRAPEKQP is encoded by the coding sequence GTGCCTACCAAGAAGAAGCCCCAGGTGACCGCCTCGCCCGTGCGGCGGCGTGAAATTCTCGGCACGGCCGCCGAGGTCTTCGCCGAACAGGGCTACAACGCCACCACCGTACGCAAGATCGCCGACCACGCGGGCATGCTCGCCGGCAGCCTCTACTACCACTTCGACTCCAAGGAATCGATGCTGGAGGAGATCCTGCGGACCTTCCTGGACGAGCTCTGGGACGGCTACGACACCGTCCTGGACGCCGGACTGGGCCCGCGCGAGACGCTGGAGGCCCTGGTCACCGAGTCGTTCCGGGAGATCGACCGGCACCGCTCGGCCGTCGCGATCTACCAGAAGGAGTCCAGGCGGCTCGTCGCACAGGAGCGCTTCGCGTTCCTCGCCGAGTCGCAGCGCAGGTTCGAGGAGGCGTGGCTGTCCACGCTGGAGCGGGGCGTGACGGGCGAGGTCTTCCGGGACGACCTCGACATCCGGCTCACCTACCGGTTCGTGCGCGACACCGTGTGGGTCGCCGCGTCCTGGTACCGGCCCGGCGGACAGCACAGCCCGGACGAGATCGCCCGGCAGTACCTGTCGATGGTGCTGGACGGGATCGCCGTACGGGAACAGCGGGCACCGGAGAAACAGCCGTAG
- a CDS encoding acetyl-CoA C-acetyltransferase translates to MAEAYIVEAVRTPVGRRGGGLGGVHPADLGAHVLTALVARSGIDPAAVEDVVFGCLDTVGPQAGDIARTSWLAAGLPEEVPGVTVDRQCGSSQQAVHFAAQGVLSGTQDLVVAGGVQNMTQVPIAFASRRATEPLGLTEGPFAGSAGWRARYGDRPVSQFHGAELIAAKWGISRRDQEEFALLSHRRAVRAVDEGRFEREVVPLGDVTVDEGPRRDTSLEKMAALRPVLEGGTVTAACSSQVSDGAAALLLASARAVREHGLTPRARIHHLSVRGEDPIRMLSAPIPATAYALKKAGMSMAEIDLVEINEAFAPVVLAWLKETGADPERVNANGGAIALGHPLGATGVRLMTTLLHELERTGGRFGLQTMCEGGGQANVTVIERL, encoded by the coding sequence ATGGCCGAGGCCTACATCGTCGAAGCGGTCCGTACCCCCGTGGGGCGTCGCGGGGGAGGTCTGGGCGGGGTCCATCCGGCCGACCTGGGCGCACATGTGCTGACGGCCCTCGTCGCGCGCTCCGGGATCGATCCGGCCGCCGTCGAGGACGTCGTCTTCGGGTGCCTGGACACCGTCGGCCCGCAGGCCGGCGACATCGCACGGACGTCCTGGCTGGCGGCCGGACTGCCCGAGGAGGTGCCCGGGGTGACGGTCGACCGGCAGTGCGGCTCCTCGCAGCAGGCCGTGCACTTCGCCGCGCAGGGCGTGCTCTCCGGCACCCAGGACCTGGTGGTCGCGGGCGGGGTCCAGAACATGACCCAGGTCCCCATCGCCTTCGCCTCCCGGCGGGCCACCGAACCGCTCGGGCTGACCGAGGGGCCGTTCGCGGGCAGCGCGGGGTGGCGGGCCCGGTACGGCGACCGGCCCGTCAGCCAGTTCCACGGCGCCGAGCTGATCGCCGCGAAGTGGGGGATCAGCCGGCGCGACCAGGAGGAGTTCGCCCTGCTGTCCCACCGGCGGGCCGTCCGCGCCGTCGACGAGGGGCGCTTCGAGCGGGAAGTCGTGCCGCTCGGTGACGTCACGGTCGACGAAGGGCCGCGACGGGACACCTCCCTGGAGAAGATGGCCGCCCTGCGACCGGTGCTCGAAGGCGGCACCGTCACCGCCGCGTGCTCCTCCCAGGTGTCCGACGGGGCCGCCGCGCTGCTGCTCGCCTCGGCCCGGGCCGTCCGCGAGCACGGGCTGACACCCCGGGCGCGGATCCACCATCTGTCCGTGCGCGGTGAGGATCCGATACGGATGCTGTCGGCGCCGATCCCGGCCACCGCGTACGCCCTGAAGAAGGCCGGGATGTCCATGGCGGAGATCGACCTCGTGGAGATCAACGAGGCGTTCGCGCCCGTCGTACTGGCGTGGCTGAAGGAGACCGGGGCGGATCCCGAGCGGGTCAACGCCAACGGGGGCGCGATCGCGCTGGGGCATCCCCTGGGTGCCACGGGCGTCAGACTGATGACGACGTTGCTGCACGAACTGGAACGGACCGGGGGGCGGTTCGGACTGCAGACGATGTGCGAGGGCGGGGGGCAGGCCAACGTGACCGTCATCGAGCGGCTCTAG
- a CDS encoding nitronate monooxygenase family protein, which yields MEEVPRKPPHRPAEKPLETALTRLTGVRYPIVQTGMGWVAGPRLVSATANAGALGILASATMTPGRLRAAVREVKARTQAPFGVNLRADAGDARDRVRIIVEEGVRVASFALAPSRELIAELKDAGVVVVPSVGARRHAEKVAAWGADAVLVQGGEGGGHTGEVATTVLLPQVVDAVDIPVVAAGGFFDGRGLVAALAYGAAGVAMGTRFLLTSDSTVPDAVKARYLAATVRDVTVTTAVDGLPHRMLRTDLVASMEQAGRTRALARAVRRAAGFRRLSGLTWSRMIRDGMALRHGRDLTWSQTLLAANTPMLLRAAMVEGRADLGVMASGQVAGVIEDLPSCAELVDRTMREANETLRALLGPGPP from the coding sequence ATGGAGGAGGTGCCGCGGAAGCCGCCGCACAGGCCTGCGGAGAAACCGCTGGAGACCGCGCTGACCAGGCTCACCGGCGTCCGGTACCCGATCGTGCAGACCGGGATGGGCTGGGTCGCGGGCCCGCGCCTGGTCTCCGCGACGGCGAACGCGGGCGCGCTGGGCATCCTCGCCTCCGCGACGATGACACCCGGCCGCCTGAGAGCGGCGGTCCGCGAGGTGAAGGCCCGTACACAGGCGCCGTTCGGGGTGAACCTGCGCGCGGACGCGGGCGACGCCCGGGACCGGGTACGGATCATCGTGGAGGAGGGTGTGCGGGTCGCCTCCTTCGCGCTGGCGCCCTCCCGCGAGCTGATCGCCGAGCTGAAGGACGCGGGTGTGGTGGTCGTCCCCTCGGTCGGAGCCCGTCGGCATGCCGAGAAGGTCGCGGCGTGGGGCGCGGACGCGGTGCTCGTGCAGGGCGGCGAGGGCGGCGGCCACACCGGCGAGGTGGCGACGACCGTGCTCCTCCCGCAGGTCGTGGACGCCGTGGACATCCCCGTCGTCGCGGCGGGCGGCTTCTTCGACGGCCGGGGCCTGGTCGCGGCGCTGGCGTACGGCGCGGCGGGCGTCGCCATGGGCACCCGCTTCCTGCTGACCTCGGACTCGACGGTGCCGGACGCGGTGAAGGCCCGCTATCTCGCGGCCACGGTGCGGGACGTCACGGTGACGACGGCCGTGGACGGCCTGCCGCACCGCATGCTCCGTACGGACCTGGTCGCGTCCATGGAGCAGGCGGGCCGTACGCGGGCGCTGGCCCGGGCGGTGCGCCGGGCGGCCGGTTTCCGCAGACTCTCGGGCCTGACCTGGTCCCGGATGATCCGCGACGGCATGGCACTGCGGCACGGCAGGGACCTGACCTGGAGCCAGACCCTGCTGGCCGCCAACACTCCGATGCTGTTGCGCGCCGCGATGGTGGAGGGCCGTGCGGACCTGGGGGTGATGGCTTCGGGCCAGGTGGCAGGCGTGATCGAGGACCTGCCGTCCTGCGCGGAACTGGTGGACAGGACCATGAGGGAGGCGAACGAGACACTGCGCGCCCTTCTGGGCCCCGGCCCGCCATGA
- a CDS encoding CoA-transferase subunit beta has product MSAVPHASSGGARRPATRAEYCVIACAEAWRGDGEVLASPMGLIPSVGARLARSTFAPDLLLTDGEAMLIGADGAPEGWLPYRQHLALVTGGRRHVMMGASQIDRFGNQNISCVGDWRRPVRQLLGVRGGPVNTLNNPVSYWIPRHSARVFVEKVDLIGGVGYDSAAAAGPTATRFHRLPRVVSNLGVFDFATPDHSMRLASLHPGVTVEEVVAATGFGLVLPDEVAYTREPSPAELESIREVLDPGNLREREVGT; this is encoded by the coding sequence ATGAGCGCGGTGCCGCACGCGTCCTCCGGCGGTGCCCGGCGGCCCGCCACCCGCGCCGAGTACTGCGTGATCGCCTGCGCCGAGGCGTGGCGGGGCGACGGTGAGGTGCTGGCCAGCCCGATGGGCCTGATCCCGTCCGTCGGGGCCCGCCTCGCGCGGAGCACCTTCGCGCCCGACCTGCTGCTGACCGACGGGGAGGCGATGCTGATCGGCGCCGACGGCGCGCCGGAGGGCTGGCTGCCGTACCGGCAGCATCTGGCGCTGGTGACGGGCGGGCGCCGGCACGTGATGATGGGCGCGAGCCAGATCGACCGTTTCGGCAACCAGAACATCTCGTGCGTGGGCGACTGGCGGCGGCCCGTACGGCAGTTGCTGGGAGTGCGGGGCGGCCCCGTCAACACGCTGAACAACCCGGTCAGTTACTGGATACCGAGGCACTCGGCGCGGGTCTTCGTCGAGAAGGTCGACCTGATCGGCGGGGTGGGGTACGACAGCGCCGCCGCGGCCGGTCCCACGGCGACCCGTTTCCACCGCCTCCCGCGGGTGGTCTCGAACCTGGGGGTGTTCGACTTCGCGACCCCGGACCACTCGATGCGGCTCGCCTCGCTGCATCCGGGAGTGACGGTCGAGGAGGTCGTCGCGGCCACGGGCTTCGGCCTGGTCCTCCCGGACGAGGTGGCGTACACCCGTGAGCCGTCCCCGGCGGAGCTGGAGTCGATCCGCGAGGTCCTCGACCCGGGGAACCTGCGCGAGCGCGAGGTCGGGACCTGA
- a CDS encoding CoA transferase subunit A codes for MGDKTMTADEAVARLESGMTLGIGGWGSRRKPMALVRALLRSPVTDLTVVSYGGPDVGMLAAAGRIRKLVAPFATLDSIALEPHFRAARESGRLELAEIDEAMFMWGLRAAAHRLPFLPVRAGIGSDVMRVNPGLRTVTSPYPDGSTGSYETFVAMPALRLDAALVHVNRADRAGNGQYLGPDPYFDDLFCEAAGTAYVSCERIVDTAELTKAAPPQTLLIKRLHVGGVVEAPDGAHFTSCAPDHERDEAFQRLYASLPWAEFAERFLTGDEQAYRTAVRAWHEDARARHEERR; via the coding sequence ATGGGTGACAAGACGATGACCGCCGACGAGGCCGTCGCCCGGCTGGAGAGCGGGATGACCCTCGGCATCGGGGGCTGGGGCTCCCGCCGCAAGCCGATGGCCCTCGTGCGGGCGCTGCTGCGCTCACCGGTCACCGATCTCACGGTCGTCTCGTACGGCGGCCCGGACGTCGGCATGCTGGCGGCGGCCGGGCGGATCCGGAAACTGGTCGCCCCTTTCGCGACGCTCGACTCCATCGCGCTGGAGCCGCATTTCCGGGCGGCCCGTGAGAGCGGCCGCCTCGAACTGGCGGAGATCGACGAGGCGATGTTCATGTGGGGGCTGCGGGCGGCCGCCCACCGCCTTCCCTTCCTGCCGGTGCGGGCCGGCATCGGCTCCGACGTGATGCGGGTCAACCCCGGCCTGCGTACGGTCACCTCGCCGTACCCGGACGGGTCGACGGGATCGTACGAGACCTTCGTCGCGATGCCCGCCCTGCGGCTGGACGCGGCGCTGGTGCATGTGAACCGCGCCGACCGCGCGGGCAACGGCCAGTACCTGGGGCCCGACCCGTACTTCGACGACCTGTTCTGCGAGGCGGCCGGGACGGCGTACGTGTCGTGCGAGCGGATCGTCGACACGGCGGAGCTGACGAAGGCGGCGCCCCCGCAGACGCTGCTGATCAAGCGGCTCCATGTCGGTGGCGTGGTGGAGGCGCCGGACGGGGCGCACTTCACGTCGTGCGCGCCCGACCACGAGCGGGACGAGGCCTTCCAGCGGCTCTACGCGTCGCTGCCCTGGGCCGAGTTCGCCGAGCGGTTCCTCACCGGCGACGAACAGGCCTACCGGACCGCGGTGCGGGCCTGGCACGAGGACGCGCGGGCCCGGCACGAGGAGCGGCGATGA
- a CDS encoding enoyl-CoA hydratase family protein, producing the protein MGVSTSSPEKGISVVTVDFPPVNALPVHGWFELADTVRAAGRDTAVRCVVLAAEGRGFNAGVDIKEIQVKGESALLGANRGCAEAFAAVYECEVPVVAEVHGFCLGGGIGLAGNADAIVASEDATFGLPELDRGALGAATHLSRLVPQHLMRALYYTSRTATAAELHGHGSVWRVVARDRLRRAALELAREIAGKDGRLIRLAKAAINGIDPVDVRRSYRFEQGFTFEAGLDGTGDRLRGAFGGESGREREGRADG; encoded by the coding sequence ATGGGTGTCTCCACCTCGTCCCCGGAAAAAGGGATTTCCGTCGTGACGGTCGACTTCCCGCCGGTGAACGCGCTGCCGGTGCACGGCTGGTTCGAGCTGGCCGACACCGTGCGCGCGGCCGGGCGCGACACCGCGGTCCGCTGTGTGGTGCTGGCCGCCGAGGGCCGGGGGTTCAACGCGGGCGTGGACATCAAGGAGATACAGGTGAAGGGCGAGAGCGCCCTGCTCGGCGCCAACCGCGGCTGCGCGGAGGCCTTCGCCGCCGTGTACGAGTGCGAGGTGCCGGTGGTGGCGGAGGTGCACGGCTTCTGCCTGGGCGGCGGCATAGGCCTGGCGGGCAACGCGGACGCGATCGTGGCCAGCGAGGACGCCACCTTCGGGCTGCCGGAGCTGGACCGGGGCGCGCTGGGCGCGGCCACGCACCTGTCCCGGCTGGTGCCCCAGCACCTGATGCGCGCGCTGTACTACACGTCGCGCACGGCGACCGCGGCCGAGCTGCACGGGCACGGCTCGGTGTGGCGGGTCGTGGCGCGCGACCGGCTGCGCCGCGCCGCGCTGGAGCTGGCCCGTGAGATCGCGGGCAAGGACGGCCGGCTGATCCGGCTCGCGAAGGCCGCGATCAACGGCATCGACCCCGTCGACGTGCGCCGCAGTTACCGCTTCGAGCAGGGCTTCACGTTCGAGGCGGGTCTCGACGGCACGGGCGACCGGCTCCGCGGCGCGTTCGGAGGCGAATCCGGCAGGGAGAGGGAGGGGCGGGCGGATGGGTGA
- a CDS encoding SDR family oxidoreductase — protein MDKRLVVVTGGTRGVGAGIARAFAEAGDEVVVCARHPSRTPLGGCAFVPLDLRDPPAVRAFFGRLPRLDVLVNNAGGTPYRLLTGTEAERHARVIDLNLVTPLTASLAAYDRLRRARGSIVMIGSVSGTRPSPGTAAYGAAKAGLENLARSMAVEWAPDVRVNTLVAGMVRTELSPLHYGDEDGVEAVSRTVPLGRLAVPADVGGAAVFLASDAAAYITGASLLVHGGGERPAFLDAATADKEQ, from the coding sequence GTGGACAAGCGGCTCGTCGTGGTCACGGGCGGGACCAGAGGCGTCGGCGCCGGGATCGCCCGGGCGTTCGCCGAAGCGGGGGACGAGGTCGTGGTCTGCGCGCGCCACCCTTCGCGGACACCGCTCGGCGGGTGCGCGTTCGTCCCCCTCGACCTGCGCGATCCACCGGCCGTCCGCGCGTTCTTCGGACGGCTGCCCCGGCTCGACGTCCTGGTCAACAACGCGGGCGGCACCCCGTACCGGCTGCTCACCGGGACGGAGGCCGAACGGCACGCCCGTGTGATCGACCTCAATCTCGTCACGCCCCTGACCGCCTCCCTGGCGGCGTACGACCGGCTGCGGCGCGCCCGCGGTTCCATCGTGATGATCGGCAGTGTCAGCGGGACCCGTCCCTCGCCCGGCACCGCCGCCTACGGGGCGGCCAAGGCCGGACTGGAGAACCTGGCGCGCTCGATGGCCGTGGAGTGGGCGCCGGACGTGCGGGTCAACACACTGGTGGCCGGAATGGTCCGCACCGAGCTGTCCCCCCTCCACTACGGGGACGAGGACGGCGTCGAGGCCGTCTCCCGCACCGTCCCGCTGGGGCGGCTCGCCGTGCCTGCGGACGTCGGCGGGGCGGCCGTCTTCCTCGCGTCGGACGCCGCCGCGTACATCACCGGCGCGAGCCTCCTCGTCCACGGCGGCGGCGAGCGGCCCGCCTTTCTGGACGCGGCCACCGCCGACAAGGAGCAGTGA